A stretch of the Odontesthes bonariensis isolate fOdoBon6 chromosome 5, fOdoBon6.hap1, whole genome shotgun sequence genome encodes the following:
- the sh3bp5la gene encoding SH3-binding domain protein 5-like, a, which yields MEPGDLRESPAGSGESDTADWREVTPGAEDEEEVKAAETNGTTAEPALRDTCEEGESEKQTGVGEQLHSPYEEELDPRIQEELEHLNEASAEINRIELELDDARSGYRKILTESARKLNAHSSQLGSCIEKARPYYEARRLAKEAQQETQKAALSYERAVSMHTAAREMVYVAEQGLMADGKNTLDPTWQEMLNHATSKVNEAEEERLRSEREHMRVTHACQEAEARVQMLQKSLKRVIVKSKPYFELKAQFNHILEEHKTKVLQLEQQVSKVKTRYSIALRNLEQISEQIHAQRGGGPASVCGGRSPPVGAESDARVPEEGGACGGSSVGKDRADAAIDLVERYKETENEKERERAGSDSLSVFSLQTIASDLEKYDSIEHLGDLSDVGSVTGDEGEKGGVVAASKRDKLMEASAKERQQQFYKQHHRSFSL from the exons ATGGAGCCAGGCGACTTGCGTGAAAGCCCCGCGGGCTCCGGGGAGTCGGACACCGCGGACTGGAGGGAGGTTACTCCCGGTgcggaggatgaggaggaggtcAAAGCTGCCGAAACTAATGGGACAACAGCGGAGCCGGCGCTTAGGGACACCTGTGAGGAAGGTGAAAGCGAGAAACAGACAGGCGTCGGGGAACAGTTGCACAGTCCGTATGAAGAGGAGCTGGACCCCCGGATTCAG GAAGAGTTGGAGCACCTAAATGAAGCCAGTGCAGAAATCAACAGAATAGAACTGGAATTAGAT GATGCCAGATCGGGCTACCGGAAGATCCTCACAGAGTCTGCCAGGAAGCTGAATGCTCACAGCTCTCAGCTTGGGAGCTGCATAGAAAAAGCCCGGCCGTATTATGAAGCCCGGCGGCTCGcaaaagag GCGCAGCAGGAGACCCAGAAGGCCGCTTTGAGCTACGAGAGAGCCGTTTCTATGCACACCGCTGCCAGGGAGATGGTGTACGTCGCAGAGCAAGGCCTGATGGCTGACGGCAAGAACACTCTGGATCCCACCTGGCAGGAGATGCTCAACCACGCCACCTCCAAG GTGAATGAAGCCGAGGAGGAGCGCCTGCGCAGCGAGAGGGAGCACATGCGCGTCACGCACGCCTGCCAGGAGGCCGAGGCTCGAGTGCAGATGCTGCAGAAGTCCCTGAAAAGAGTCATCGTCAAGTCCAAACCTTACTTTGAGCTCAAGGCCCAGTTCAACCACATACTGGAG GAGCACAAAACCAAAGTGCTGCAGCTGGAGCAGCAAGTCTCCAAAGTGAAGACCCGCTACTCCATCGCGCTGAGAAACCTGGAGCAGATCAGCGAGCAGATCCACGCCCAGAGGGGCGGCGGCCCGGCCTCCGTCTGCGGCGGGCGGAGCCCCCCCGTCGGAGCCGAGTCGGACGCCAGGGTCCCGGAGGAAGGCGGGGCCTGCGGTGGCAGTTCGGTGGGGAAAGATCGAGCGGATGCCGCCATCGATCTGGTGGAGCGGTACAAGGAGACGGAGAACGAGAAGGAGCGGGAGCGGGCCGGCTCGGATTCCCTCTCCGTCTTCAGCCTGCAGACCATCGCCTCCGACCTGGAGAAGTACGACTCCATCGAGCACCTCGGGGACCTCAGCGACGTGGGCAGCGTGACGGGGGACGAGGGGGAGAAGGGGGGAGTGGTGGCGGCCAGTAAAAGAGACAAGCTGATGGAAGCGAGCGCTAAAGAGCGGCAGCAACAGTTCTACAAGCAGCACCACCGAAGCTTCAGCCTGTGA